A window from Homalodisca vitripennis isolate AUS2020 unplaced genomic scaffold, UT_GWSS_2.1 ScUCBcl_5859;HRSCAF=12791, whole genome shotgun sequence encodes these proteins:
- the LOC124373545 gene encoding uncharacterized protein LOC124373545 — protein sequence MELNVSKCEVVSFSHSQFPYIFDYRINGLVLRGMNSVKDLGVVFTSTLDPLEPIDGVVSRAYSLLGFIMRSTRSFRSPQSLLILYKSLVRPVLEYGSVIWSPHLITHIDYLDRAQLRFLRVLGVRMGYGYLTTPIEELELRFNLHPLHTRRQLQDLQLLYKLVNGKLDCPDLLRQVNFYIPRETRSKAVFGRVYRPTSYASNCGLARMQRTGGLVCAGLDFFRGSWLSFKWRCSRVLT from the coding sequence ATGGAGCTGAATGTCTCCAAGTGCGAAGTGGTGTCTTTTTCTCATAGTCAATTTCCATATATCTTTGACTACCGCATCAATGGATTGGTGCTGAGAGGAATGAACAGTGTTAAGGACCTTGGAGTTGTTTTCACCTCTACACTCGACCCTTTGGAGCCTATTGATGGTGTTGTATCAAGAGCTTACTCCCTCTTGGGATTCATCATGAGATCGACTAGGAGCTTCAGGTCACCCCAGTCGCTCCTGATCCTCTACAAGTCTCTCGTTCGCCCGGTCCTTGAGTATGGTTCAGTGATCTGGTCCCCTCATCTTATTACCCATATCGACTACTTGGACCGAGCTCAGCTTCGTTTTTTGAGGGTGTTGGGCGTTCGAATGGGCTATGGCTACCTGACGACTCCAATTGAAGAATTGGAGCTGAGATTCAACCTGCATCCTCTTCACACTAGACGTCAATTGCAAGATCTTCAGCTTCTTTACAAGTTGGTTAATGGCAAGTTGGATTGTCCTGACCTCCTTCGTCAAGTAAACTTCTACATTCCTAGAGAAACTAGATCAAAGGCAGTGTTTGGAAGAGTATACCGGCCAACTAGTTATGCTAGCAACTGTGGTTTGGCGAGGATGCAGCGTACTGGGGGATTGGTCTGCGCTGGGTTGGATTTCTTCCGGGGCTCTTGGTTGTCCTTTAAGTGGAGGTGCTCCAGGGTGTTGACATGA